One Gossypium raimondii isolate GPD5lz chromosome 3, ASM2569854v1, whole genome shotgun sequence genomic window carries:
- the LOC105794913 gene encoding uncharacterized protein LOC105794913, producing MSSSRAWIAAASIGAVEALKDQGICRWNYTARSVVQHAKNHVRSASQVKNLSSQSSAAISKGLLQSKQSEESLRTVMYLSCWGPN from the coding sequence ATGAGTTCTAGCAGAGCGTGGATTGCTGCAGCTAGTATTGGAGCTGTGGAGGCACTGAAAGACCAAGGTATCTGCAGATGGAACTACACAGCAAGGTCAGTTGTGCAGCATGCCAAGAACCATGTGAGGTCAGCTTCACAGGTCAAGAACCTCTCTTCTCAATCCTCAGCTGCAATTTCTAAGGGACTGTTGCAGTCTAAACAATCAGAAGAGTCTTTGAGGACTGTCATGTACTTGAGCTGTTGGGGTCCCAACTGA
- the LOC105794909 gene encoding uncharacterized protein LOC105794909, with translation MSSTSRAWIVAASIGAVEALKDQGICRWNYTVRSAVQHAKNHMRSASQAKNLSSQSSAAISKGLRQSKQSEEALRTVMYLSCWGPN, from the coding sequence ATGAGTTCAACAAGCAGAGCATGGATTGTTGCAGCTAGTATTGGAGCTGTGGAGGCTCTGAAAGACCAAGGTATCTGCAGATGGAACTACACTGTAAGGTCAGCTGTCCAGCATGCCAAGAACCATATGAGATCAGCTTCACAGGCCAAGAACCTCTCATCTCAATCCTCAGCCGCAATTTCCAAAGGACTGAGGCAGTCTAAACAATCAGAAGAGGCTTTGAGGACTGTCATGTACTTGAGCTGTTGGGGTCCCAACTGA
- the LOC105794910 gene encoding uncharacterized protein LOC105794910: protein MSSSSRAWIVAASIGAVEALKDQGICRWNYTVRSVVQHAKNHVRSASQAKNLSSQSSAAISKGLNKSKQSEESLRTVMYLSCWGPN, encoded by the coding sequence ATGAGTTCAAGTAGCAGAGCATGGATTGTTGCAGCTAGTATTGGAGCTGTGGAGGCACTGAAAGACCAAGGTATCTGCAGATGGAACTACACAGTAAGGTCAGTTGTGCAGCATGCCAAGAACCATGTGAGGTCAGCTTCACAGGCCAAGAACCTCTCTTCTCAATCCTCAGCTGCAATTTCAAAGGGACTGAACAAGTCTAAACAATCAGAAGAGTCTTTGAGGACAGTCATGTACTTGAGTTGTTGGGGTCCCAACTGA